Proteins found in one Streptomyces sp. NBC_00461 genomic segment:
- a CDS encoding MFS transporter yields the protein MLRKRSAAPPPLGGAGSDARRYENKLLVILFLGFGLVFFDRQALFFLVPFIGKDIPLSNTALGTLAGVLALTWALSGMISGRLSDRLGRRKPVIIIAVVLFSCLSASSGLVTGFVALLGARALMGLAEGAVLPASQSLMVEASQEHRRGLNMGLLQGSSAGLMGGILCPLAVVWIATQYSWRLAFVITIVPGLLLALWIWRSVREEPPGGGVMTAPVAESADAAAKPSIGSILRQRNIILCVLIACAYMTWFFVIITFAPVYMISVKGFSPATMSGVVTCLGVAWVLWGFVTPGISDRFGRKNTLIVFTVMAALCPLAVVYVSSPLVLGAVVVLTYTGLGCFTLFMATIPAETVPRGALATALGLVMGIGELAGGFLAPVIAGWASDNWGLQTAMYISAAGAGLVVLLALGLKETAPAVLRRKEAAAVGDGAAERTTSASAVS from the coding sequence ATGCTGAGAAAGCGATCCGCCGCGCCCCCTCCGCTCGGTGGCGCCGGCTCCGACGCCCGCCGCTACGAGAACAAGCTGCTCGTCATCCTTTTCCTGGGCTTCGGCCTCGTCTTCTTCGACCGGCAGGCACTTTTCTTCCTCGTCCCCTTCATCGGTAAGGACATCCCCCTCTCGAACACCGCCCTGGGCACGCTCGCCGGAGTCCTCGCGCTGACCTGGGCCCTGTCCGGAATGATCTCCGGACGCCTGTCCGACCGGCTCGGCCGTCGTAAGCCCGTGATCATCATCGCGGTGGTGCTCTTCTCCTGCCTCTCGGCGTCGAGCGGGCTGGTCACCGGCTTCGTCGCGCTGTTGGGAGCCAGGGCGCTGATGGGGCTGGCGGAAGGTGCCGTACTGCCGGCGTCGCAGTCTCTGATGGTGGAGGCATCCCAGGAGCACCGGCGCGGCCTGAACATGGGTCTGCTACAGGGCTCATCGGCCGGACTGATGGGCGGCATCCTCTGCCCGCTCGCCGTGGTCTGGATCGCCACGCAGTACAGCTGGCGACTGGCGTTCGTCATCACCATCGTCCCCGGCCTGCTGCTCGCCCTGTGGATCTGGCGGTCGGTACGGGAGGAGCCGCCGGGTGGCGGTGTGATGACGGCGCCCGTAGCGGAATCCGCGGATGCCGCGGCCAAGCCGAGCATCGGCAGCATCCTCCGGCAGCGCAACATCATCCTCTGCGTGCTGATCGCCTGCGCGTACATGACCTGGTTCTTCGTCATCATCACGTTCGCGCCCGTCTACATGATCTCGGTCAAGGGCTTCTCACCCGCGACGATGAGCGGCGTCGTGACCTGCCTCGGGGTGGCGTGGGTCTTGTGGGGCTTCGTCACACCGGGGATCTCGGACCGTTTCGGCCGCAAGAACACACTGATCGTCTTCACGGTGATGGCCGCGCTCTGCCCCCTGGCCGTGGTGTATGTGAGCAGTCCTCTGGTGCTCGGCGCAGTGGTCGTGCTCACGTATACGGGTCTCGGTTGCTTCACCCTGTTCATGGCGACCATCCCCGCGGAGACCGTCCCCCGTGGCGCGCTGGCGACCGCCCTGGGCCTGGTCATGGGCATCGGTGAGCTCGCCGGCGGTTTCCTCGCTCCGGTGATCGCCGGGTGGGCCTCCGACAACTGGGGGCTTCAAACGGCCATGTACATCTCGGCGGCGGGTGCCGGGCTGGTCGTCCTGCTCGCGCTCGGGCTGAAGGAGACGGCTCCCGCTGTCCTGCGCAGAAAGGAGGCGGCGGCGGTCGGCGACGGCGCTGCGGAGCGAACCACGAGCGCATCCGCCGTGTCCTGA
- a CDS encoding GMC family oxidoreductase, producing MRATHTVYDHIVVGAGSAGCALTRRLVDAGRSVLLIEVGDRDDNPAIHDPGRLWELWNSPQDHAYTTEPQRHASGTQVFWPRGKVLGGSSALNGMIYVRGNRADYDSWAYQGAAGWSYDEVLPYFKRSEDFEDGASYYHGAGGPLPVSRNHSPNPVTTAFIEACQDYGIAYNDDCNGQDQLGVNLLHRNIRDGNRVSAWTAFMQPVLDSALLTVMTGIAVTRVLVDGGRARGVELLREGRTTEIRCEGDVILSGGTIGSAQLLLLSGVGPADELRALGIGTTADLPGVGANLHDHTLAPVVWESARPVPQGTANKLEAHYFAKSDPALAVPDLQPLMSHLPLPVPDMNIPEEGHGFSVLAGTIRPLSRGRLWLRSADPTQAPALDPGYFSEPSDLAAMVRAVQQVREIGEEKSLGDWRAREVAPGPYVRTDAEVAAYIKRTLLSYHHQVGTCRMGIDRTAVVDPQLRVHGVAGLRVADASVMPSVTSGNTHAPAVMIGERCADFILGAQL from the coding sequence ATGCGAGCAACACACACCGTTTACGACCACATCGTGGTGGGCGCCGGCTCCGCCGGCTGTGCCCTCACCCGCAGACTCGTGGACGCCGGCCGGAGCGTCCTGCTGATCGAGGTGGGCGACCGGGACGACAACCCGGCCATCCATGACCCGGGGCGACTGTGGGAACTGTGGAACTCCCCGCAGGACCACGCGTACACCACTGAACCCCAGCGGCACGCCTCCGGCACCCAGGTGTTCTGGCCGCGCGGCAAGGTCCTTGGCGGCTCCAGCGCCCTGAACGGAATGATCTACGTCCGCGGCAACCGGGCCGACTACGACAGCTGGGCCTACCAGGGAGCGGCGGGCTGGTCGTACGACGAGGTGCTGCCGTACTTCAAACGCTCGGAGGACTTCGAGGACGGCGCGTCGTACTACCACGGGGCCGGCGGTCCGCTGCCCGTCAGCCGGAACCACTCTCCCAACCCGGTCACCACCGCCTTCATCGAGGCGTGCCAGGACTACGGGATCGCGTACAACGACGACTGCAACGGCCAGGACCAGCTCGGCGTGAACCTGCTGCACCGCAACATCCGCGACGGCAACCGCGTCAGCGCGTGGACCGCCTTCATGCAGCCGGTGCTCGACAGTGCGCTGCTGACAGTGATGACCGGCATTGCGGTCACGCGCGTCCTGGTGGACGGTGGCCGGGCGCGGGGCGTCGAGCTGCTGCGCGAGGGCCGTACGACGGAGATCCGCTGCGAAGGCGACGTGATCCTGTCCGGCGGCACCATCGGATCGGCCCAGCTGCTCCTGCTCAGCGGGGTCGGGCCGGCGGACGAGCTGCGGGCCCTCGGGATCGGGACGACCGCGGACCTGCCGGGCGTGGGCGCGAACCTGCACGACCACACCCTCGCTCCGGTGGTGTGGGAGTCGGCACGGCCGGTGCCGCAGGGTACGGCCAACAAACTGGAGGCCCACTACTTCGCCAAGTCCGACCCGGCGCTGGCCGTGCCGGACCTGCAGCCGCTGATGTCTCACCTGCCACTGCCGGTGCCCGACATGAACATTCCGGAAGAGGGCCACGGCTTCTCGGTCCTCGCCGGGACGATCCGTCCGCTCAGCCGGGGCCGCCTGTGGCTGCGCTCGGCCGACCCCACCCAGGCTCCTGCCCTGGACCCTGGCTACTTCTCCGAGCCGTCGGACCTCGCGGCCATGGTGCGGGCCGTGCAGCAAGTGCGGGAGATCGGCGAGGAGAAGTCGCTGGGCGACTGGCGGGCCCGCGAGGTCGCACCCGGACCGTACGTGCGTACGGACGCGGAGGTCGCTGCATACATCAAGCGGACCCTCCTCAGCTATCACCACCAGGTGGGCACCTGCCGTATGGGCATCGACCGTACGGCGGTCGTCGATCCGCAGCTGCGCGTACACGGCGTGGCCGGACTGCGCGTCGCGGACGCCTCCGTCATGCCCTCCGTCACCTCCGGCAACACCCACGCACCTGCCGTCATGATCGGCGAGCGCTGCGCCGACTTCATCCTGGGAGCACAGCTGTGA
- a CDS encoding helix-turn-helix transcriptional regulator: MTIFPPDPDFEALRLELARLRAARGWSYDELAARSGLARRTLIEIEQGRTIGTLKTWHALAHALSTPLDELFGALCEGHEPPGATGTDH, encoded by the coding sequence GTGACGATCTTCCCGCCCGACCCGGATTTCGAGGCGCTGCGTCTGGAGCTCGCGCGGCTGCGGGCGGCGCGCGGCTGGAGCTATGACGAGCTCGCTGCCCGAAGCGGCCTGGCCAGAAGGACCCTCATCGAGATTGAGCAGGGGCGCACCATCGGCACTCTCAAGACTTGGCACGCCCTCGCACATGCCTTGAGCACTCCACTCGACGAGCTCTTCGGAGCCCTGTGCGAGGGGCACGAGCCCCCGGGGGCGACCGGCACTGACCACTGA
- a CDS encoding PTS-dependent dihydroxyacetone kinase phosphotransferase subunit DhaM, protein MSDDKQVGIVLVSHSAEVAASVAELAKGLAGGGTSVPVAPAGGTEGGGIGTSSELIAAAAAAVDRGAGVAVLTDLGSAVLTVKALLAEGDELPDNTRLVDAPFVEGAVAAVVTAATGADLAAVEAAAADAYSYRKV, encoded by the coding sequence GTGAGTGACGACAAGCAGGTCGGGATCGTGCTGGTCTCGCACAGCGCCGAGGTCGCCGCGTCGGTGGCCGAGCTGGCGAAGGGGCTTGCGGGCGGCGGGACTTCGGTGCCCGTCGCCCCGGCGGGCGGCACCGAGGGCGGCGGGATCGGCACGAGCTCGGAGCTGATCGCCGCCGCGGCCGCGGCCGTGGACCGGGGCGCCGGGGTCGCCGTGCTCACCGACCTCGGCAGCGCCGTGCTCACCGTGAAGGCGCTGCTCGCCGAGGGCGACGAACTCCCCGACAACACCCGGCTGGTGGATGCCCCCTTCGTGGAGGGAGCGGTGGCCGCGGTGGTCACGGCGGCCACGGGCGCCGACCTGGCGGCGGTGGAGGCAGCGGCCGCGGACGCGTACAGCTACCGGAAGGTCTGA
- a CDS encoding DUF6083 domain-containing protein, translating to MRSSSTSRAWDGSPAVAYPRRSLRIEHDSPSRLLRCAQPDRCRECGNPVEWYDRSIARPVPLHPREVPAAEVPTAYRWHVSSGVAHPADDGRAWCRLAHDLVCPARDAAAVASALDGLRRVLALNTRRLIDTGAFTPNTPPGRPTAHPDVCRPARPVVQLLYVRYLAAHPVDEIQCVAQTRHRDRCMERLLTADTQVGVWRLVPATATRGQLALPCELMAVFDLTALPYAEQLRWRMQRGSTHAATPSAADLALADWESFDPMLHRAHIHNRLPNHVRRPRLKHHEHGAAGS from the coding sequence ATGCGTTCTTCATCCACATCGCGGGCTTGGGACGGCAGCCCCGCTGTCGCCTACCCGCGACGCTCACTGCGCATCGAGCACGACAGCCCCAGTCGGCTCCTGCGCTGTGCTCAGCCTGATCGCTGCCGAGAGTGCGGCAACCCCGTCGAGTGGTACGACCGGAGCATTGCGCGGCCCGTCCCTCTGCACCCCCGGGAAGTGCCCGCGGCCGAGGTGCCCACCGCCTATCGATGGCACGTCAGCTCTGGTGTCGCCCATCCGGCCGACGACGGCAGAGCCTGGTGCCGCTTGGCGCACGACCTTGTCTGCCCCGCTCGTGACGCTGCGGCCGTGGCCTCCGCGCTGGACGGGCTGCGCCGGGTGCTGGCGCTGAACACGCGCCGTCTGATCGACACCGGCGCGTTCACCCCGAACACTCCTCCGGGCCGGCCAACGGCACACCCCGACGTCTGCCGACCTGCCAGACCCGTCGTGCAACTCCTGTACGTCCGCTACCTGGCTGCGCACCCCGTGGACGAAATCCAGTGTGTAGCGCAGACACGTCACCGCGATCGCTGCATGGAAAGGCTCCTCACCGCAGACACCCAGGTGGGCGTCTGGAGGCTGGTACCCGCCACGGCCACACGGGGGCAACTCGCCTTGCCCTGTGAGCTCATGGCTGTATTTGACCTCACCGCGCTTCCCTACGCCGAGCAACTGCGCTGGCGCATGCAGCGGGGTTCCACTCACGCCGCGACCCCGTCAGCAGCGGACCTCGCGCTGGCCGACTGGGAGTCCTTCGACCCCATGCTCCACCGAGCGCACATCCACAACCGCCTGCCGAACCATGTCCGTCGTCCGCGGCTGAAGCACCACGAGCATGGAGCGGCTGGGTCGTGA
- the dhaL gene encoding dihydroxyacetone kinase subunit DhaL yields MLDADFFRRWLTAAAASVDREAERLTALDSPIGDADHGSNLQRGFRAVTATLEKEAPSTPGAVLTLAGRQLISTVGGASGPLYGTLLRRTGKALGDAGEVSEAQFTEALRAGVDAVMALGGAAPGDKTMIDALVPAVDALDDGGFAAAAAAAEQGALATTPLQARKGRASYLGERSIGHQDPGATSSALLIGALTEAGGE; encoded by the coding sequence GTGCTCGACGCCGACTTCTTCCGCCGCTGGCTGACGGCGGCCGCCGCGTCCGTGGACCGCGAGGCGGAACGGCTCACCGCCCTCGACTCGCCCATCGGGGACGCCGACCACGGCAGCAATCTGCAACGCGGGTTCCGGGCCGTGACCGCGACGCTGGAGAAGGAGGCACCCTCGACGCCCGGCGCGGTCCTGACACTCGCCGGACGGCAGCTGATCTCGACCGTCGGCGGCGCGTCGGGGCCCCTGTACGGCACGCTGCTGCGCCGTACGGGCAAGGCGCTCGGGGACGCCGGTGAGGTCAGCGAAGCGCAGTTCACCGAGGCGCTGCGGGCCGGGGTGGACGCGGTCATGGCGCTCGGCGGCGCCGCGCCGGGGGACAAGACCATGATCGACGCGCTGGTGCCTGCCGTGGACGCGCTCGACGACGGCGGCTTCGCCGCCGCCGCGGCCGCCGCCGAGCAGGGCGCGCTCGCGACGACGCCGCTGCAGGCCCGCAAGGGCCGGGCCAGCTATCTCGGGGAGCGCAGCATCGGACACCAGGATCCCGGCGCCACCTCGTCGGCGCTGCTCATCGGAGCCCTCACGGAGGCCGGCGGTGAGTGA
- a CDS encoding aldehyde dehydrogenase family protein has product MTNTLLIGGEWQAAASGAEFETLDPATGSPHAIVSDAGAADADAAVRAARAALENPEWAGLTPARRARILWRIGDLIEEHAEELAELETRDQGQPLGISMAVSVAAAAEHFRYYAGWVTKIYGETAPLSFPGVLQYTKREPVGVCALITPWNFPLMIASWKIAPALACGNTVIVKPAEQTPMTTVRLVELCRAAGVPSGVINLLTGGPEAGRALVEHPGVDKVSFTGSTETGRDIVRASAGNLKRVTLELGGKAPSLVLPGADLDAAVAGCLQGALLNSGQVCAAYTRFLVHRSLADEFAERCAKAVSGMRLGAGSAPDSELGPLVTGEHRDHVHALVRSGVQEGAQLLAGGAPVDDLPGFFYQPTVFTAVRDDMRIAREEIFGPVLSVLPYDDEDEAVARANDTEYGLAAAVWTRDVGAAHRVAGSIRAGTVFINMPNPVDASAPWGGFKASGWGREMGSAAIDAYTEVKSVWTSLA; this is encoded by the coding sequence GTGACCAATACCCTTCTCATCGGTGGCGAGTGGCAAGCCGCGGCCTCCGGAGCGGAGTTCGAGACCCTGGACCCGGCGACGGGCAGCCCGCACGCCATCGTGTCCGACGCCGGAGCAGCGGACGCCGACGCAGCCGTACGGGCCGCCCGCGCCGCCCTCGAAAACCCGGAGTGGGCGGGACTCACCCCGGCCCGGCGCGCCCGGATCCTGTGGCGCATCGGCGACCTCATCGAGGAACACGCCGAGGAACTGGCCGAGTTGGAGACCCGCGACCAGGGCCAGCCGCTCGGCATCTCCATGGCGGTCAGCGTCGCCGCGGCTGCCGAGCACTTCCGCTACTACGCCGGCTGGGTCACCAAGATCTACGGAGAGACGGCGCCGCTGTCCTTCCCCGGCGTGCTGCAGTACACCAAGCGCGAGCCGGTGGGAGTGTGCGCGCTGATCACCCCGTGGAACTTCCCGCTCATGATCGCGAGTTGGAAGATCGCACCGGCCCTCGCCTGCGGGAACACCGTGATCGTCAAACCCGCGGAACAGACCCCGATGACCACGGTGCGGCTCGTCGAATTGTGCCGGGCGGCCGGTGTGCCGTCCGGCGTCATCAACCTGCTGACCGGTGGTCCCGAGGCCGGCCGGGCCCTCGTCGAGCACCCCGGCGTGGACAAGGTCTCCTTCACCGGTTCGACCGAGACCGGCAGGGACATCGTCCGGGCCTCCGCGGGTAACCTCAAGCGGGTCACGCTCGAACTCGGCGGGAAGGCACCGAGCCTCGTACTGCCCGGCGCCGACCTGGACGCGGCCGTGGCGGGCTGTCTTCAGGGCGCGCTCCTCAACAGCGGCCAGGTGTGCGCCGCCTACACCCGATTCCTCGTCCACCGCTCCCTCGCCGACGAGTTCGCCGAGCGCTGTGCCAAGGCCGTCAGCGGGATGCGACTCGGCGCGGGCAGCGCGCCCGACAGCGAGCTCGGCCCCCTGGTCACCGGCGAACACCGTGACCACGTCCACGCACTGGTGCGCAGCGGGGTCCAGGAAGGCGCCCAGCTGCTCGCCGGCGGGGCCCCCGTCGACGACCTGCCGGGCTTCTTCTACCAGCCGACCGTGTTCACGGCTGTACGGGACGACATGCGCATCGCCCGCGAGGAGATCTTCGGCCCGGTGCTGTCCGTCCTGCCGTACGACGACGAGGACGAGGCCGTCGCCCGCGCCAACGACACCGAGTACGGCCTGGCGGCGGCCGTATGGACCCGCGACGTGGGCGCGGCGCACCGCGTGGCGGGCTCCATCCGCGCGGGCACGGTGTTCATCAACATGCCCAACCCCGTGGATGCCTCCGCCCCCTGGGGCGGGTTCAAGGCCAGCGGCTGGGGCCGGGAGATGGGCAGCGCAGCCATCGACGCGTACACGGAGGTCAAGAGCGTGTGGACCTCGCTCGCCTGA
- a CDS encoding Rv1733c family protein, with product MRKVRRVRLLGWRWRSNPLRRRSDLLEAWIVLAAWAVATLGAVAAGVVVAQAAQRTVERDRAERRPVTAVLIRTVPDSGRDVVTGARYDRVLAKVRWTDERGTVRTGSTEVKPATRSGSAVAAWTDGRGHLVTPPVSSTEATTRAVLAGTGVAAVTGALVLVGGRLMRIRVEHRATEQWGAEWERVGRRWGHTTG from the coding sequence ATGCGAAAGGTCAGACGGGTGAGGCTCCTGGGGTGGCGCTGGCGGAGCAATCCGCTGCGGCGGCGCAGCGACCTGCTGGAGGCGTGGATCGTGCTGGCCGCCTGGGCCGTCGCGACGCTGGGGGCGGTCGCCGCCGGTGTCGTCGTCGCCCAGGCCGCACAGCGCACGGTGGAACGGGACCGGGCGGAACGCCGGCCCGTGACCGCGGTACTGATCAGGACCGTGCCCGACAGCGGACGGGACGTGGTCACCGGCGCGCGCTACGACCGTGTGCTCGCGAAGGTCCGCTGGACGGACGAGAGGGGCACCGTCCGCACGGGCTCGACGGAGGTGAAGCCCGCGACCAGGTCCGGCAGCGCGGTGGCGGCGTGGACGGACGGGCGCGGCCATCTGGTGACGCCGCCCGTCAGTTCCACGGAGGCGACGACGCGGGCGGTGCTGGCCGGTACCGGCGTAGCCGCGGTCACCGGCGCCCTGGTCCTCGTCGGCGGCCGCCTGATGCGCATACGGGTGGAGCATCGGGCCACCGAACAGTGGGGAGCCGAGTGGGAGCGCGTCGGCCGACGTTGGGGGCACACGACGGGCTGA
- a CDS encoding DUF6479 family protein, which produces MSSAWMDIAAGRGALGIGLVVVGVVVVALLIGAFWLGARIRGREPGPPRPEDQPRLPDDGPVREVLENREPDEVPHSDHRLTPHEIPGHGNSPTRTSPSQDRLRWRDGGSGSFGSGGPGAG; this is translated from the coding sequence ATGAGCTCCGCATGGATGGACATCGCCGCAGGCCGCGGCGCACTCGGGATCGGCCTGGTCGTGGTGGGTGTGGTGGTCGTGGCGCTGCTGATCGGCGCCTTCTGGCTGGGCGCACGTATCCGGGGCCGCGAGCCCGGTCCGCCGCGCCCCGAGGATCAGCCGCGGCTGCCGGACGACGGCCCGGTCCGCGAGGTACTGGAGAACCGCGAGCCCGACGAGGTGCCGCACAGCGACCACCGGCTGACGCCGCACGAGATTCCCGGCCACGGCAACTCGCCGACCCGGACCAGTCCGTCGCAGGACCGGCTGCGCTGGCGCGACGGCGGCAGCGGTTCCTTCGGCAGCGGCGGTCCCGGCGCAGGCTGA
- a CDS encoding ferredoxin, producing the protein MTSTTEQELFRFLEDRFAVAQACTECARACALRASLVDPDGTQEQELVRRKGIMCAEVCDATCRVLSEQNRLDEVGIRIQVEWCRTVCLECAHVFDRLPGAEDGAKAGRDCARACTDFLATLN; encoded by the coding sequence GTGACTTCGACGACCGAGCAGGAGCTCTTCCGGTTCCTGGAGGACCGCTTCGCCGTCGCTCAGGCGTGCACCGAGTGTGCACGCGCCTGTGCTCTGCGCGCGAGCCTCGTGGACCCGGACGGCACACAGGAGCAGGAACTCGTACGACGCAAGGGCATCATGTGCGCGGAGGTGTGCGACGCGACCTGCCGGGTGCTCTCCGAGCAGAACCGGCTGGACGAGGTCGGCATCCGCATCCAGGTGGAGTGGTGCCGCACCGTGTGCCTGGAGTGCGCGCACGTCTTCGACCGGCTGCCGGGCGCTGAGGACGGCGCGAAGGCCGGCCGGGACTGCGCACGGGCGTGCACGGACTTCCTCGCCACACTGAACTGA
- the dhaK gene encoding dihydroxyacetone kinase subunit DhaK, with translation MKMLINVPESVVVDALRGMAAAHPELIVDVENRVIVRRDAPVAGKVALISGGGSGHEPLHGGFVGPGMLSGACPGEVFTSPVPDQMARAAAAVDSGAGVLFIVKNYTGDVLNFDMAAELAEDEGIQVAKVLVNDDVAVTDSLYTAGRRGTGATLFVEKIAGAAADEGQPLERVQAIGRQVNENSRSFGVALSACTTPAKGSPTFDLPTGELELGIGIHGEPGRERRAMMTSGEIAEFAVNAILEDMPPRNPVLVLVNGMGATPLLELYGFNAEVQRVLTERGVAVARTLVGNYVTSLDMAGASVTLCQIDEEMLRLWDAPVKTPGLRWGM, from the coding sequence ATGAAGATGTTGATCAACGTCCCGGAGTCCGTGGTCGTGGATGCGCTGCGAGGCATGGCGGCGGCCCATCCCGAGCTGATCGTCGACGTGGAGAACCGGGTGATCGTACGGCGGGACGCCCCCGTGGCGGGGAAGGTCGCCCTGATCTCGGGGGGCGGCTCGGGGCACGAGCCGCTGCACGGCGGATTCGTGGGCCCCGGCATGCTGTCGGGTGCCTGCCCCGGCGAGGTGTTCACGTCGCCGGTTCCCGATCAGATGGCCCGCGCCGCGGCGGCCGTGGACAGCGGGGCGGGCGTGCTGTTCATCGTGAAGAACTACACGGGTGACGTGCTCAACTTCGACATGGCGGCCGAGCTCGCCGAGGACGAGGGCATCCAGGTCGCCAAGGTGCTGGTCAACGATGACGTGGCGGTCACCGACAGCCTCTACACGGCCGGGCGCCGGGGCACCGGGGCGACGCTGTTCGTGGAGAAGATCGCGGGTGCCGCGGCGGACGAGGGACAGCCACTGGAGCGGGTGCAGGCGATCGGCCGGCAGGTCAACGAGAACTCCCGCAGCTTCGGCGTCGCGCTCAGCGCCTGCACCACCCCGGCCAAGGGCAGCCCGACCTTCGACCTGCCGACCGGCGAGCTGGAGCTGGGCATCGGCATCCACGGCGAGCCCGGCCGGGAGCGGCGGGCGATGATGACCTCGGGTGAGATCGCCGAGTTCGCGGTGAACGCGATCCTTGAGGACATGCCCCCGCGCAACCCCGTCCTCGTGCTGGTCAACGGCATGGGCGCGACGCCCCTGCTGGAGCTGTACGGGTTCAACGCCGAGGTGCAGCGCGTGCTCACCGAGCGTGGCGTCGCCGTCGCGCGCACCCTGGTGGGCAACTACGTCACCTCGCTCGACATGGCGGGCGCCTCGGTCACGCTGTGCCAGATCGACGAGGAAATGCTCCGGCTGTGGGACGCACCGGTGAAGACGCCGGGGCTGCGCTGGGGGATGTAG
- a CDS encoding acyl-CoA dehydrogenase family protein — translation MHLEYTPEQLRLRSELRAYFAELVPDNAYARHGEPATQKRFYRETIRRLGTDGWLGVGWPKEYGGRGLTAMEQFIFFDEAAQAGVPLPLMALNTVGPTIMQFGTDEQKAYFLPKVLSGEIDFAIGYSEPDAGTDLASLKTRAVRDGDQYVVNGQKIWTTNGDTADWVWLATRTDPDAPPHKGITMLLVPTTDPGYSCTLINTLASHDTTASYYENVRVPVSRRVGAENQGWRLITNQLNHERVTLAAHGTMAIRALQDVQRWALETKLADGRRVVDLPWVRRRLAQTHTRLDAMKLLNWQMVNAVHNGTLTPQDASAVKVYGSEARRDAYAWLMEIVGAAGVLKEGSAGAVLHGELERGYRSAVIFTFGGGNNEIQREIISWIGLGMPRVRR, via the coding sequence GTGCACCTCGAATACACGCCCGAGCAGCTGCGGCTGCGCAGCGAACTGCGCGCCTACTTCGCCGAGTTGGTGCCCGACAACGCGTACGCCCGGCATGGCGAACCGGCCACGCAGAAACGCTTCTACCGCGAGACGATCCGGCGCCTCGGCACGGACGGATGGCTCGGCGTGGGCTGGCCCAAGGAGTACGGCGGGCGCGGACTGACGGCGATGGAGCAGTTCATCTTCTTCGACGAGGCCGCCCAGGCAGGGGTACCGCTGCCCCTGATGGCGCTGAACACGGTCGGACCGACGATCATGCAGTTCGGCACGGACGAGCAGAAGGCGTACTTCCTGCCCAAGGTCCTCTCCGGCGAGATCGACTTCGCGATCGGCTACAGCGAGCCCGACGCGGGCACCGACCTGGCCTCGCTGAAGACGCGCGCGGTGCGCGACGGCGACCAGTACGTCGTCAACGGGCAGAAGATCTGGACGACCAACGGCGACACCGCGGACTGGGTGTGGCTCGCCACGCGCACCGACCCGGACGCCCCGCCCCACAAGGGCATCACCATGCTGCTCGTCCCGACGACCGACCCCGGCTACTCCTGCACGCTCATCAACACCCTCGCCTCGCACGACACCACGGCCAGCTACTACGAGAACGTCCGTGTTCCCGTCTCCCGCCGCGTCGGCGCCGAGAACCAGGGCTGGCGGCTGATCACCAACCAGCTCAACCACGAACGCGTCACCCTCGCAGCCCACGGCACCATGGCGATCCGCGCCCTCCAGGACGTGCAGCGCTGGGCCCTCGAGACCAAGCTCGCCGACGGCCGCCGCGTCGTCGACCTGCCCTGGGTGCGCCGCCGCCTCGCCCAGACACACACCAGGCTCGACGCGATGAAGCTCCTCAACTGGCAGATGGTGAACGCCGTGCACAACGGCACCCTCACCCCACAGGACGCCTCCGCCGTCAAGGTCTACGGCTCCGAGGCCCGCCGGGACGCCTACGCCTGGCTGATGGAGATCGTCGGCGCCGCGGGCGTGCTGAAGGAGGGCTCGGCCGGCGCGGTGCTCCACGGCGAACTGGAGCGCGGCTACCGCTCCGCCGTGATCTTCACCTTCGGCGGCGGCAACAACGAGATCCAGCGGGAGATCATCTCGTGGATCGGTCTGGGGATGCCACGGGTACGGCGTTAG